The following are encoded together in the Nocardioides okcheonensis genome:
- a CDS encoding GNAT family N-acetyltransferase, with product MDDTPEPQAVGRHALGPHVVGRRVVVRHLLPDGRASDVLGTCTAWDGTTLTVDRDGHGPVTVALADVVTGKPVPPRASVRARVSASEVERHVEALWSQVTTEPLGAWTLRASPPHGGRLRRRGNSVLAMEDPGLGWADVAWRVREFYAARDQAPLAQVRLGSPEEERLATVGFTPTGSGDAHAQLAPVAQLARATRGAASDLPARLEEATTEASVVLGDGAARGRGVLSGDWLLVEGLEVDPGHRRRGLATYVLAELVDWGASQGARTAMLHVEVVNEGALALYERLGFRTHHTNRYLALTRG from the coding sequence GTGGACGACACGCCGGAACCCCAAGCCGTGGGCAGGCACGCGCTCGGACCGCACGTGGTGGGTCGGCGGGTGGTGGTCCGCCACCTCCTGCCCGACGGCCGGGCGAGCGACGTGCTCGGGACCTGCACCGCGTGGGACGGCACGACGTTGACCGTCGACCGCGACGGCCACGGTCCGGTGACGGTCGCGCTCGCCGACGTGGTGACCGGCAAGCCCGTGCCGCCGCGCGCGTCCGTGCGGGCCCGGGTGTCCGCCTCGGAGGTCGAGCGGCACGTCGAGGCGCTGTGGTCGCAGGTCACCACCGAGCCGCTCGGCGCCTGGACGCTGCGCGCCTCTCCCCCGCACGGCGGCCGGCTTCGCCGCCGCGGCAACTCGGTGCTGGCGATGGAGGACCCGGGTCTCGGGTGGGCCGACGTCGCGTGGCGGGTGCGGGAGTTCTACGCCGCCCGCGACCAGGCACCGCTGGCGCAGGTACGGCTCGGCTCACCCGAGGAGGAGCGCCTCGCGACCGTCGGCTTCACGCCCACCGGGTCCGGCGACGCCCACGCCCAGCTCGCGCCCGTCGCCCAGCTGGCCCGGGCGACGCGCGGCGCGGCGAGCGACCTGCCGGCGCGGCTCGAGGAGGCCACGACCGAGGCGAGCGTCGTGCTCGGCGACGGCGCCGCGCGCGGTCGCGGCGTGCTCTCCGGCGACTGGCTGCTCGTCGAGGGCCTGGAGGTCGACCCCGGACACCGACGGCGCGGGCTGGCGACGTACGTCCTCGCCGAGCTCGTCGACTGGGGCGCCTCGCAGGGGGCGCGGACGGCGATGCTGCACGTCGAGGTCGTCAACGAGGGCGCGCTCGCGCTCTACGAGCGGCTGGGGTTCCGGACCCACCACACCAACCGCTACCTCGCCCTCACCCGCGGCTGA
- the fdxA gene encoding ferredoxin: MTYVIAQPCVDLKDRACVDECPVDCIYEGKRMLYIHPDECVDCGACEPVCPVEAIFYEDDTPEEWKGFYDANVHFFDDLGSPGGAAKMGVIDADHALVAALPPQEHDE, translated from the coding sequence GTGACCTACGTCATCGCCCAGCCGTGCGTCGACCTCAAGGACCGCGCGTGCGTCGACGAGTGCCCCGTCGACTGCATCTACGAGGGCAAGCGGATGCTCTACATCCACCCCGACGAGTGCGTCGACTGCGGTGCCTGCGAGCCGGTCTGCCCGGTCGAGGCGATCTTCTACGAGGACGACACCCCGGAGGAGTGGAAGGGCTTCTACGACGCCAACGTCCACTTCTTCGACGACCTCGGCTCCCCGGGTGGCGCGGCGAAGATGGGCGTCATCGACGCCGACCACGCGCTGGTCGCCGCGCTCCCCCCGCAGGAGCACGACGAGTGA
- the dapC gene encoding succinyldiaminopimelate transaminase, whose translation MTDLPLVEEVAQRPSRDHRKVSQRLPDFPWDKLTQHAATARAHPDGIVDLSVGTPVDPTPEVVQEALRAAADSPGYPTTIGLEATRQAAIDWLARRHGVTGLGLDGVLPVTGSKELIASMALHLGIGPGDLVGYPALAYPTYEVGAALAGADSLATDSLTAFGPRTPRLLWLNSPANPSGRVLPLDHLRKVVDWCRERGTVLVSDECYIECAWEGERPLSILDPQVSGGSLDGLLAVHSLSKRSNLAGYRCAFLAGDPALVGELLAVRKNLGLQMPGPQQRAMVAALADDAHVAEQHARYAARRAALKGALEAAGFTIDHSEASLYLWAQRRTDDGAEDCWSTVAWLADRGILAAPGDFYGAAGRRHVRVAFTATDERVAAAVSRLAG comes from the coding sequence GTGACCGACCTTCCGCTGGTCGAGGAGGTCGCCCAGCGACCCTCACGAGACCACCGGAAGGTCTCGCAGCGCCTGCCTGACTTCCCCTGGGACAAGCTGACGCAGCACGCCGCCACGGCCCGCGCCCACCCCGACGGGATCGTCGACCTCTCGGTCGGCACTCCCGTCGACCCGACCCCGGAGGTCGTGCAGGAGGCGTTGCGGGCCGCGGCGGACTCGCCCGGCTACCCGACGACCATCGGTCTCGAGGCCACCCGGCAGGCGGCGATCGACTGGCTGGCGCGACGGCACGGCGTGACCGGCCTCGGCCTCGACGGCGTGCTGCCGGTGACCGGCTCCAAGGAGCTGATCGCCTCGATGGCGCTCCACCTCGGCATCGGTCCGGGCGACCTCGTGGGCTACCCCGCGCTGGCCTACCCGACCTACGAGGTGGGCGCGGCGCTGGCCGGCGCCGACAGCCTCGCCACCGACTCGCTCACCGCGTTCGGCCCGCGCACGCCCCGCCTGCTGTGGCTCAACAGCCCGGCCAACCCGAGCGGCCGGGTGCTGCCCCTCGACCACCTGCGCAAGGTCGTCGACTGGTGCCGCGAGCGCGGCACCGTGCTGGTCTCCGACGAGTGCTACATCGAGTGCGCGTGGGAGGGCGAGCGTCCGCTCTCGATCCTCGACCCGCAGGTCAGCGGCGGGTCGCTCGACGGCCTGCTGGCCGTCCACTCGCTGTCGAAGCGCTCCAACCTGGCGGGCTACCGGTGTGCGTTCCTCGCGGGCGACCCCGCGCTGGTCGGCGAGCTGCTCGCGGTCCGCAAGAACCTCGGCCTGCAGATGCCCGGTCCGCAGCAGCGGGCGATGGTCGCGGCGCTCGCCGACGACGCCCACGTCGCGGAGCAGCACGCCCGCTACGCCGCACGGCGCGCGGCGCTGAAGGGTGCGCTCGAGGCCGCCGGCTTCACGATCGACCACTCCGAGGCCTCGCTCTACCTCTGGGCCCAGCGCCGGACCGACGACGGCGCGGAGGACTGCTGGTCCACCGTCGCCTGGCTGGCCGACCGCGGCATCCTCGCCGCGCCCGGCGACTTCTACGGCGCCGCCGGGCGCCGGCACGTCCGAGTGGCCTTCACCGCCACCGACGAGCGCGTCGCCGCCGCGGTCTCCCGCCTCGCCGGGTGA
- a CDS encoding DUF389 domain-containing protein, which translates to MLVHLRLTVPTDLSDDVVALLEDHHRSANLTVLAGASRSPEGDLVECDVARELVGEVLDRLKALGLHETGGIVVTTPTATPFAAARHLERTAPGDPEDAVIWESVIDECYSASRPTVSFHVFLTLATLLAAIAVITDSSVLVIGAMVVGPEFGTVAAIATGLVFGRPGLTWRALRLLVLSFAIAIAVVTLLSLVASLTGLVTTEMVTRPRPQTGFIWHPDRWSFVVALIAGAAGVLAMTTARANAMVGVFISVTTVPAAGNLALALGTWAPSEMRGSIAQLGVNIAGMVIAGVVVLVLQRLLWARVLRASQRLFSRG; encoded by the coding sequence ATGCTCGTGCACCTGCGGCTCACCGTCCCGACCGACCTGAGCGACGACGTCGTCGCCCTGCTCGAGGACCACCACCGCTCCGCCAACCTGACGGTCCTCGCCGGCGCCTCCCGCTCGCCCGAGGGCGACCTGGTGGAGTGCGACGTCGCGCGCGAGCTGGTGGGGGAGGTCCTCGACCGGTTGAAGGCGCTCGGGCTGCACGAGACGGGCGGCATCGTCGTCACCACGCCGACGGCGACGCCGTTCGCCGCGGCCCGCCACCTCGAGCGCACGGCGCCGGGCGACCCGGAGGACGCGGTCATCTGGGAGTCGGTGATCGACGAGTGCTACTCGGCGAGCCGCCCGACGGTGTCCTTCCACGTCTTCCTGACCCTCGCGACCCTGCTCGCCGCGATCGCGGTGATCACCGACTCCTCGGTGCTGGTGATCGGGGCGATGGTCGTCGGTCCCGAGTTCGGCACCGTGGCGGCCATCGCCACGGGCCTGGTGTTCGGCCGGCCGGGGCTGACCTGGCGCGCGCTGCGCCTGCTGGTGCTGAGCTTCGCCATCGCGATCGCGGTGGTCACCCTGCTCAGCCTCGTGGCCTCGCTGACCGGGCTGGTCACGACCGAGATGGTGACCCGGCCGCGGCCGCAGACCGGCTTCATCTGGCACCCCGACCGCTGGTCGTTCGTCGTGGCGCTGATCGCGGGTGCCGCCGGCGTGCTGGCGATGACGACCGCGCGCGCCAACGCCATGGTCGGTGTCTTCATCTCCGTCACGACCGTGCCGGCGGCCGGCAACCTGGCGCTCGCGCTCGGCACCTGGGCGCCGTCGGAGATGCGCGGTTCGATCGCCCAGCTCGGCGTCAACATCGCCGGGATGGTCATCGCGGGCGTGGTCGTGCTGGTGCTCCAGCGCCTGCTGTGGGCGCGCGTGCTGCGCGCCTCGCAGCGCCTCTTCAGCCGCGGGTGA